One genomic window of Coffea eugenioides isolate CCC68of chromosome 1, Ceug_1.0, whole genome shotgun sequence includes the following:
- the LOC113763044 gene encoding uncharacterized protein LOC113763044 isoform X1: MSSEDGGKLLTLVQNRIERCLRLYMNQREVMNTLFIQENIEPHITEIVWQKLEEENQEFFKAYYLRLMVKEQIMEFNKLLAEQVELMRRFGSAGIASISMSNGSHIAPTQQNLGVCRAAENVGPTLRAENIHQPISANLHNVFSNCGSSMQSCVQTAVNMASHSRNVDVSANMLLGQSSNRAITPVVDGGMIKSEPTYAGNSSFEFGAHNNLVESRSALADASVSSFSSVESNSQPVNETLIDADTSSFGFFGQISQHFGLSDLGADFANGSDMYSSPPFMTADSGNFLDPNAEIERLNTAPESLRYQDLGGD, from the exons ATGTCTTCTGAAGATGGGGGAAAGCTCTTGACACTA GTGCAAAACCGCATAGAAAGGTGTCTTCGCCTTTATATGAACCAAAGGGAAGTTATGAACACTTTGTTCATTCAGGAGAACATAGAGCCACATATTACTGAAATTG TTTGGCAAAAGCTGgaagaagaaaatcaagaatTCTTCAAGGCATACTATCTAAGATTGATGGTGAAAGAGCAAATCATGGAATTCAACAAGTTGCTTGCAGAACAGGTGGAGTTGATGCGTCGATTTGGATCAGCAGGGATTGCATCCATATCTATGTCTAATGGATCTCATATTGCACCAA CACAACAAAACTTGGGTGTTTGTAGAGCTGCAGAAAATGTTGGCCCTACTTTGAGGGCGGAGAACATACACCAGCCTATTTCTGCCAATTTACACAACGTTTTCAGCAACTGTGGGTCATCAATGCAGTCATGCGTCCAAACAGCTGTTAATATGGCTTCTCATAGCAGAAACGTTGATGTTTCTGCAAATATGTTGTTGGGTCAGAGCTCAAATAGGGCAATAACACCTGTAGTAGATGGAGGGATGATTAAATCGGAACCTACCTACGctggaaattcttcttttgAGTTTGGTGCACATAACAATCTTGTGGAGTCTCGTTCTGCATTGGCTGATGCATCTGTCTCGTCTTTCAGTAGTGTGGAGTCCAATTCACAACCCGTAAACGAAACTCTGATTGATGCTGACACTTCTTCATTTGGGTTTTTTGGGCAAATTTCTCAACATTTTGGTCTCTCAGACCTCGGAGCTGATTTTGCCAATGGTTCTg ACATGTACTCTAGCCCACCCTTCATGACAGCTGATTCAGGCAACTTTCTTGACCCCAATG CAGAGATTGAAAGGTTGAATACTGCACCAGAAAGCTTGAGATACCAAGATCTTGGTGGTGACTAG
- the LOC113750590 gene encoding ethylene-responsive transcription factor ERN1-like, with product MELQFQKQSTYMVDRNRGSSSKRKFVGVRQRPSGKWVAEIKNTTQKIRMWLGTFDTAEEAAQAYDEAACLLRGSNTRTNFMNHVPCNPALSLKIRNLLNQKKGRLNKIASLASTASNKTATESSSRTISRTSSSSSTSQSSASGSSFSSSSSNNNDNSAAVLTTIQAQTKLFDDAYKPDLSYFMAAGGYQPASSSDQFDYTTGRDGSLISTFASDFDRILLGQQDAGFELPKKDTSEMMSDHQTQYHHQIPDFEHMKVQRQISASLYAMNGVSEYWENVHDCNDSFWDLPMLYQMFCPS from the coding sequence ATGGAACTTCAATTCCAAAAACAAAGCACGTATATGGTGGATAGAAACAGAGGTAGCAGCAGCAAAAGGAAGTTTGTTGGGGTGAGACAGAGGCCATCAGGCAAATGGGTAGCAGAGATCAAGAACACTACTCAGAAGATCAGGATGTGGCTCGGGACATTTGACACAGCTGAAGAAGCTGCTCAAGCTTATGATGAGGCTGCTTGCCTTCTCCGAGGCTCGAATACTCGAACCAATTTCATGAATCATGTTCCTTGCAATCCAGCTCTGTCCTTGAAGATCAGAAACCTCCTCAATCAGAAGAAAGGGCGTCTCAACAAAATCGCCTCTCTCGCTTCCACAGCCTCCAACAAGACAGCCACAGAGAGCAGTTCCAGAACCATTTCGCGTACTAGTAGCAGCAGCAGTACTTCTCAGAGTAGTGCTAGTGGAAGTAGTtttagcagcagcagcagcaacaatAATGATAACTCTGCAGCTGTTCTCACGACAATTCAAGCGCAGACAAAGCTGTTTGATGATGCATATAAGCCGGACTTGAGCTACTTCATGGCTGCAGGAGGATATCAACCGGCATCATCTTCTGATCAGTTTGATTATACCACCGGCCGTGATGGCagcttaatttcaacatttgCATCCGATTTTGATAGGATTCTTTTAGGTCAACAGGATGCAGGTTTTGAATTGCCCAAAAAAGATACATCCGAGATGATGAGTGATCATCAAACTCAATACCATCATCAGATTCCAGACTTCGAACATATGAAGGTTCAGAGACAGATATCTGCATCCCTGTATGCAATGAATGGTGTGAGTGAATATTGGGAGAATGTTCATGATTGTAACGATTCTTTCTGGGATCTTCCCATGCTCTACCAGATGTTCTGCCCCAGCTAA
- the LOC113763033 gene encoding tubulin alpha-3 chain yields the protein MREIISIHIGQAGIQVGNSCWELYCLEHGIHADGMMPSDTTVGIAHDAFNTFFSETGSGKHVPRAIFLDLEPTVIDEVRTGTYRQLFHPEQLISGKEDAANNFARGHYTVGKEIVDLCLDRVRKLADNCTGLQGFLVFNAVGGGTGSGLGSLLLERLSVDYGKKSKLGFTIYPSPQVSTAVVEPYNSVLSTHSLLEHTDVAVLLDNEAIYDICRRSLDIERPTYTNLNRLISQIISSLTTSLRFDGAINVDITEFQTNLVPYPRIHFMLSSYAPVISAEKAYHEQLSVPEITNAVFEPSSMMAKCDPRHGKYMACCLMYRGDVVPKDVNAAVATIKTKRTVQFVDWCPTGFKCGINYQPPTVVPGGDLAKVQRAVCMISNNTAVAEVFSRIDHKFDLMYSKRAFVHWYVGEGMEEGEFSEAREDLAALEKDYEEVGAEGVDEEEEPEDY from the exons ATGAGAGAAATCATAAGCATTCACATAGGACAAGCAGGGATTCAGGTTGGGAATTCCTGTTGGGAGCTGTATTGCCTTGAACATGGCATCCACGCTGATGGCATGATGCCCAG TGACACTACAGTGGGTATTGCACATGATGCATTCAACACTTTTTTTAGCGAAACCGGATCAGGGAAGCATGTTCCAAGAGCTATTTTTTTGGATCTCGAACCCACTGTTATCGATGAGGTCAGGACTGGGACATACCGCCAGCTTTTCCACCCTGAACAGCTTATTTCTGGAAAGGAAGATGCTGCTAACAATTTTGCAAGAGGGCATTATACAG TCGGAAAAGAGATTGTTGATCTTTGCCTGGATAGGGTGAGGAAATTGGCTGATAATTGCACTGGATTGCAAGGTTTCTTAGTTTTCAATGCTGTTGGTGGTGGTACTGGTTCTGGATTGGGATCATTGTTATTGGAGCGTTTGTCTGTGGACTATGGAAAGAAGTCTAAGCTTGGCTTCACCATCTATCCTTCTCCCCAG GTATCCACTGCTGTTGTGGAGCCTTATAACAGTGTTCTTTCTACTCATTCCCTCCTTGAACACACGGATGTTGCTGTGCTGTTGGACAATGAAGCCATTTATGATATTTGTAGGAGATCTCTAGATATTGAGAGACCTACATATACTAATTTGAACCGCTTGATTTCTCAAATCATTTCATCCCTGACAACTTCTTTAAGATTTGATGGAGCCATCAATGTGGACATTACAGAGTTCCAGACCAACCTTGTACCATATCCTCGAATTCATTTCATGCTTTCATCTTATGCACCTGTAATATCAGCTGAGAAAGCATACCATGAACAGCTATCAGTGCCTGAGATAACAAATGCAGTGTTTGAGCCCTCAAGCATGATGGCAAAATGTGATCCTAGACATGGGAAGTATATGGCTTGCTGCCTGATGTACCGTGGAGATGTTGTTCCCAAAGATGTCAATGCTGCTGTTGCTACCATAAAAACCAAAAGGACAGTTCAGTTTGTTGACTG GTGCCCTACCGGCTTCAAATGTGGTATTAACTATCAACCTCCAACTGTGGTACCGGGGGGTGATCTTGCCAAAGTGCAGCGAGCTGTGTGCATGATCAGTAATAATACTGCAGTGGCAGAGGTGTTTTCGCGGATTGATCATAAGTTTGACCTCATGTACTCCAAGAGGGCATTTGTTCATTGGTACGTCGGTGAAGGCATGGAAGAAGGTGAGTTCTCCGAAGCCCGAGAGGACTTAGCTGCTCTTGAGAAGGATTACGAGGAAGTTGGTGCTGAAGGTGTTGACGAAGAGGAAGAACCCGAAGACTACTGA
- the LOC113763044 gene encoding uncharacterized protein LOC113763044 isoform X4, translating to MSSEDGGKLLTLVQNRIERCLRLYMNQREVMNTLFIQENIEPHITEIVWQKLEEENQEFFKAYYLRLMVKEQIMEFNKLLAEQVELMRRFGSAGIASISMSNGSHIAPTQQNLGVCRAAENVGPTLRAENIHQPISANLHNVFSNCGSSMQSCVQTAVNMASHSRNVDVSANMLLGQSSNRAITPVVDGGMIKSEPTYAGNSSFEFGAHNNLVESRSALADASVSSFSSVESNSQPVNETLIDADTSSFGFFGQISQHFGLSDLGADFANDMYSSPPFMTADSGNFLDPNEIERLNTAPESLRYQDLGGD from the exons ATGTCTTCTGAAGATGGGGGAAAGCTCTTGACACTA GTGCAAAACCGCATAGAAAGGTGTCTTCGCCTTTATATGAACCAAAGGGAAGTTATGAACACTTTGTTCATTCAGGAGAACATAGAGCCACATATTACTGAAATTG TTTGGCAAAAGCTGgaagaagaaaatcaagaatTCTTCAAGGCATACTATCTAAGATTGATGGTGAAAGAGCAAATCATGGAATTCAACAAGTTGCTTGCAGAACAGGTGGAGTTGATGCGTCGATTTGGATCAGCAGGGATTGCATCCATATCTATGTCTAATGGATCTCATATTGCACCAA CACAACAAAACTTGGGTGTTTGTAGAGCTGCAGAAAATGTTGGCCCTACTTTGAGGGCGGAGAACATACACCAGCCTATTTCTGCCAATTTACACAACGTTTTCAGCAACTGTGGGTCATCAATGCAGTCATGCGTCCAAACAGCTGTTAATATGGCTTCTCATAGCAGAAACGTTGATGTTTCTGCAAATATGTTGTTGGGTCAGAGCTCAAATAGGGCAATAACACCTGTAGTAGATGGAGGGATGATTAAATCGGAACCTACCTACGctggaaattcttcttttgAGTTTGGTGCACATAACAATCTTGTGGAGTCTCGTTCTGCATTGGCTGATGCATCTGTCTCGTCTTTCAGTAGTGTGGAGTCCAATTCACAACCCGTAAACGAAACTCTGATTGATGCTGACACTTCTTCATTTGGGTTTTTTGGGCAAATTTCTCAACATTTTGGTCTCTCAGACCTCGGAGCTGATTTTGCCAATG ACATGTACTCTAGCCCACCCTTCATGACAGCTGATTCAGGCAACTTTCTTGACCCCAATG AGATTGAAAGGTTGAATACTGCACCAGAAAGCTTGAGATACCAAGATCTTGGTGGTGACTAG
- the LOC113763044 gene encoding uncharacterized protein LOC113763044 isoform X2, whose amino-acid sequence MSSEDGGKLLTLVQNRIERCLRLYMNQREVMNTLFIQENIEPHITEIVWQKLEEENQEFFKAYYLRLMVKEQIMEFNKLLAEQVELMRRFGSAGIASISMSNGSHIAPTQQNLGVCRAAENVGPTLRAENIHQPISANLHNVFSNCGSSMQSCVQTAVNMASHSRNVDVSANMLLGQSSNRAITPVVDGGMIKSEPTYAGNSSFEFGAHNNLVESRSALADASVSSFSSVESNSQPVNETLIDADTSSFGFFGQISQHFGLSDLGADFANGSDMYSSPPFMTADSGNFLDPNEIERLNTAPESLRYQDLGGD is encoded by the exons ATGTCTTCTGAAGATGGGGGAAAGCTCTTGACACTA GTGCAAAACCGCATAGAAAGGTGTCTTCGCCTTTATATGAACCAAAGGGAAGTTATGAACACTTTGTTCATTCAGGAGAACATAGAGCCACATATTACTGAAATTG TTTGGCAAAAGCTGgaagaagaaaatcaagaatTCTTCAAGGCATACTATCTAAGATTGATGGTGAAAGAGCAAATCATGGAATTCAACAAGTTGCTTGCAGAACAGGTGGAGTTGATGCGTCGATTTGGATCAGCAGGGATTGCATCCATATCTATGTCTAATGGATCTCATATTGCACCAA CACAACAAAACTTGGGTGTTTGTAGAGCTGCAGAAAATGTTGGCCCTACTTTGAGGGCGGAGAACATACACCAGCCTATTTCTGCCAATTTACACAACGTTTTCAGCAACTGTGGGTCATCAATGCAGTCATGCGTCCAAACAGCTGTTAATATGGCTTCTCATAGCAGAAACGTTGATGTTTCTGCAAATATGTTGTTGGGTCAGAGCTCAAATAGGGCAATAACACCTGTAGTAGATGGAGGGATGATTAAATCGGAACCTACCTACGctggaaattcttcttttgAGTTTGGTGCACATAACAATCTTGTGGAGTCTCGTTCTGCATTGGCTGATGCATCTGTCTCGTCTTTCAGTAGTGTGGAGTCCAATTCACAACCCGTAAACGAAACTCTGATTGATGCTGACACTTCTTCATTTGGGTTTTTTGGGCAAATTTCTCAACATTTTGGTCTCTCAGACCTCGGAGCTGATTTTGCCAATGGTTCTg ACATGTACTCTAGCCCACCCTTCATGACAGCTGATTCAGGCAACTTTCTTGACCCCAATG AGATTGAAAGGTTGAATACTGCACCAGAAAGCTTGAGATACCAAGATCTTGGTGGTGACTAG
- the LOC113763044 gene encoding uncharacterized protein LOC113763044 isoform X3, whose product MSSEDGGKLLTLVQNRIERCLRLYMNQREVMNTLFIQENIEPHITEIVWQKLEEENQEFFKAYYLRLMVKEQIMEFNKLLAEQVELMRRFGSAGIASISMSNGSHIAPTQQNLGVCRAAENVGPTLRAENIHQPISANLHNVFSNCGSSMQSCVQTAVNMASHSRNVDVSANMLLGQSSNRAITPVVDGGMIKSEPTYAGNSSFEFGAHNNLVESRSALADASVSSFSSVESNSQPVNETLIDADTSSFGFFGQISQHFGLSDLGADFANDMYSSPPFMTADSGNFLDPNAEIERLNTAPESLRYQDLGGD is encoded by the exons ATGTCTTCTGAAGATGGGGGAAAGCTCTTGACACTA GTGCAAAACCGCATAGAAAGGTGTCTTCGCCTTTATATGAACCAAAGGGAAGTTATGAACACTTTGTTCATTCAGGAGAACATAGAGCCACATATTACTGAAATTG TTTGGCAAAAGCTGgaagaagaaaatcaagaatTCTTCAAGGCATACTATCTAAGATTGATGGTGAAAGAGCAAATCATGGAATTCAACAAGTTGCTTGCAGAACAGGTGGAGTTGATGCGTCGATTTGGATCAGCAGGGATTGCATCCATATCTATGTCTAATGGATCTCATATTGCACCAA CACAACAAAACTTGGGTGTTTGTAGAGCTGCAGAAAATGTTGGCCCTACTTTGAGGGCGGAGAACATACACCAGCCTATTTCTGCCAATTTACACAACGTTTTCAGCAACTGTGGGTCATCAATGCAGTCATGCGTCCAAACAGCTGTTAATATGGCTTCTCATAGCAGAAACGTTGATGTTTCTGCAAATATGTTGTTGGGTCAGAGCTCAAATAGGGCAATAACACCTGTAGTAGATGGAGGGATGATTAAATCGGAACCTACCTACGctggaaattcttcttttgAGTTTGGTGCACATAACAATCTTGTGGAGTCTCGTTCTGCATTGGCTGATGCATCTGTCTCGTCTTTCAGTAGTGTGGAGTCCAATTCACAACCCGTAAACGAAACTCTGATTGATGCTGACACTTCTTCATTTGGGTTTTTTGGGCAAATTTCTCAACATTTTGGTCTCTCAGACCTCGGAGCTGATTTTGCCAATG ACATGTACTCTAGCCCACCCTTCATGACAGCTGATTCAGGCAACTTTCTTGACCCCAATG CAGAGATTGAAAGGTTGAATACTGCACCAGAAAGCTTGAGATACCAAGATCTTGGTGGTGACTAG